From one Agrobacterium fabrum str. C58 genomic stretch:
- a CDS encoding glycosyl hydrolase family 8: MKSGISKIAGIVCLSAMMLFAGLSLSRAASIPTDAWAAYKGAFLDPGGRIIDTGNSNISHSEGQGYGMWLAVLADNLSDFELIWSFTRTELLVRDDGLSAWKWDPRTRPHVTDINNATDGDILIAYALALAAGQWNRQDYAEASAAIASVILKKTVVQRGGRTLLLPAASGFGEGDRADGPVVNPSYLIFEAFPVLNLVAPSPLWKAVADDGVAQIGAFAFSDRKLPADWVSVKTKPQPASGFQPEFGYNAVRIPLYLARANMGAPELLSRLKDGMTLESGAAGTFDLKSGAVKDVLSDAGYRIIPALAACIAGGPAVSAELKNFQPTLYYPSTLHLLALSFLARNNGECR; the protein is encoded by the coding sequence ATGAAGAGCGGGATTTCGAAAATTGCCGGTATTGTCTGCCTGTCGGCCATGATGCTGTTTGCCGGCCTCTCCCTCAGCCGCGCGGCTTCGATCCCGACGGACGCATGGGCTGCCTATAAGGGCGCGTTTCTCGATCCCGGTGGCCGGATCATCGATACCGGCAACAGCAATATCAGCCACAGCGAAGGGCAGGGCTATGGCATGTGGCTCGCCGTGCTTGCCGACAACCTGTCCGACTTCGAGCTGATCTGGAGCTTCACCCGCACCGAATTGCTGGTGCGCGATGACGGGCTTTCCGCCTGGAAATGGGATCCGCGCACCAGACCGCATGTCACCGACATCAATAATGCGACGGATGGCGACATCCTGATCGCCTATGCGCTGGCGCTGGCGGCCGGGCAGTGGAACCGGCAGGATTATGCCGAAGCATCGGCGGCCATCGCCTCCGTCATCCTCAAAAAGACCGTGGTGCAGCGTGGCGGGCGCACGCTGCTTCTGCCGGCCGCCAGCGGTTTTGGCGAGGGCGATCGGGCCGATGGGCCGGTGGTCAATCCGTCCTATCTGATTTTCGAAGCCTTTCCGGTGCTCAATCTCGTCGCGCCGTCGCCGCTCTGGAAAGCGGTGGCAGATGATGGGGTGGCGCAGATCGGCGCCTTCGCCTTCAGTGACAGAAAACTGCCCGCCGACTGGGTATCGGTGAAGACGAAGCCGCAGCCGGCATCGGGATTTCAGCCGGAATTCGGATATAATGCGGTGCGCATACCGCTTTATCTTGCAAGGGCGAATATGGGCGCGCCCGAGCTGCTTTCCCGGCTGAAAGACGGCATGACGCTGGAAAGCGGTGCTGCCGGCACCTTCGATCTGAAGAGCGGCGCGGTGAAGGACGTGCTGTCCGATGCCGGTTATCGCATCATACCGGCGCTTGCCGCCTGCATCGCCGGTGGTCCCGCCGTTTCCGCCGAACTTAAAAATTTCCAGCCAACACTTTATTATCCTTCCACATTGCATCTTCTGGCATTGTCGTTTCTGGCAAGGAATAACGGGGAATGCCGATGA